Proteins co-encoded in one Medicago truncatula cultivar Jemalong A17 chromosome 8, MtrunA17r5.0-ANR, whole genome shotgun sequence genomic window:
- the LOC11438385 gene encoding 18S rRNA aminocarboxypropyltransferase: protein MGGNNRQHRFRNHRPNHAQSSRHNQLSLDNENQSCVQEPCEGDNEESDELAQPKIKLAMWDFGQCDAKKCTGRKLSRLGFLKELRVTNGFGGIALSPVGTQCVSREDYSLIQNKGLAVVDCSWARLDDVPFVKLRCAAPRLLPWLVAANPINYGRPCQLSCVEALAAALTICGEEETANLLLGKFNWGHAFSSLNKELLKAYSKCQNSAEIISVQNDWLSQARQVPKAPTDSEVVKQENEDNDQNSSDSDDGLPPLERNMNHLTIENSDEESE, encoded by the exons atgggTGGTAATAACAGACAACACAGATTCAGAAATCATCGCCCCAATCATGCTCAATCCAGTCGACACAACCAACTCTCACTAGACAACGAAAATCAAAGCTGCGTTCAAG AACCCTGTGAGGGTGATAATGAAGAATCAGATGAACTCGCACAACCCAAAATCAAGCTTGCAATGTGG GATTTTGGGCAATGTGATGCCAAAAAGTGCACAGGACGCAAGCTTTCAAGACTGGGTTTTCTAAAA GAGTTACGTGTGACTAATGGTTTTGGGGGAATTGCTTTAAG TCCAGTTGGAACGCAATGTGTCTCCAGAGAAGATTACTCTTTAATCCAGAATAAAGGATTGGCTGTTGTGGATTGCTCGTGGGCACGCTTAGATGACGTGCCTTTTGTGAAGTTGCGCTGCGCTGCTCCTCGCCTTT tgCCATGGCTTGTAGCGGCAAACCCAATAAATTATGGTCGGCCATGTCAGCTATCTTGTGTAGAGGCCTTGGCTGCTGCTTTGACAATATG TGGAGAAGAAGAAACAGCAAATCTGTTGCTTGGCAAGTTTAACTGGGGTCACGCTTTTTCGTCTCTGAATAA GGAATTACTGAAGGCCTACTCTAAATGCCAAAACAGTGCTGAAATTATTTCTGTTCAAAATGATTGGCTATCACAAGCACGTCAGGTTCCAAAGGCTCCCACTGATAGCGAAG TTGTTAAGCAAGAAAATGAAGATAATGATCAAAACTCTTCTGATTCTGATGATGGGCTTCCACCTCTTGAAAGGAACATGAATCATTTGACCATAGAAAATAGTGATGAAGAGAGTGAGTAG